GGACGTGTTATCTGGGTGGAGTAGTTCTAAAGCGCGGTTAGACTGGGTTAGCATGGTTTCGATATCCTGGCGGGGACCAGCCAACATAGCCCGAATTGCCGCGATACGACCGTGCAAGTCCTGATGTTTGGCGTTTGTTGGCTGCGCCTCAAGGGCGTTTGTTGCAGCCTGGAGCAAGTCCTCTATGCTGTCGATTTGTTGACCACTCACCGTTAATACTGTGGCATAGATCACGCACAATGATGGATTTGCATCCAGAACATGCCTGGGTAGTGTCTCAAACCAGCGTAAGACCGGGACCACCGTCCCAAGCACATAGAGCGGCGTGCCATTCCCCTCAATCAGCAGCTCGGCGCGTGCCAGATCATTGGCTGCTGCCGCATGTTGGAACGCTTCCGCCTGGGAGCCGTTTGCTTCAAACCATGTGCTGGCGCGACGATGCAGGGTATCCCTATTGAGGTGGGGGCTTTGGTGCAAGCGCTTACGTAGTAGGCTGCCGAATAGATGATGATAACGATACCAACAGCGCTCATTATCGAGCGGTTCCAGAAATAAATTCGCCTTGCGGATATTTTCAAGCATATCTGCTGATGTATAGGATTCGTCCGCTAGGATGGCATCGCACAGGGGGCCACAAACACGGTCCAGGATGGAAGTTTGTAGCAGAAAGTCCTGGATTACAGGTGGCTGACGGTCGAGCACTTCTTCAACCAGGTAATCCAACACAAATTGGTGGTTGCTGGTGAATGATTCAATGAAGTCCGCGGTATTGCTCTGTCCTTGCATAGAAATCGCTGCCAGTTGTAATCCAGCGATCCAGCCTTCGGTGCGCTGTTCTAGAGCCGCAATATCACTCGATGAGAGCGATAGCCCCATTGACTGAGTGAAAAATTCAGTAGATTCTCCAGGTGTGAAGCGTAGATCGGCAGCACGTAATTCCGTTAACTGCCCACGTGCACGCAAGCGAGCCAGTGGCAAAAGCGGGTCTTCGCGCGTGGTGATGATCAGATGCATCTGGGGTGGCATGTTTTCGGTCAGGAATGTGAGCGCAGCATCAATCGCCTGATTATCGAGGATGTGATAATCATCTAGCACGAGCACAAACTCGTGCGGTATCGCCACAATTTCATTGAGAATCGACGTGATCAAGGATTCCATAGGTGGCGGCTGTGGCGATTCAAGGAGGTTTATGATGCCTGTGCCAATTTGGGGTGCCACCGTTTGTAATGCTGCAACCAGATATGTGAGGAAGCGAACGGGGTTGCTATCGCCTTCATCCAGGGAGAGCCATGCTGTAGGACGCTCGCTCGTTGTGATCCATTCCGCGATCAGCGTTGTTTTGCCGAAACCAGCAGGTGCCGAGACCAACGTCAGTTTGCCGTGTAGGCCTGCATTCAACCGATTCATCAGGCGCTGGCGCAGAACGACGCCGGGGCGAGCGATAGGCTTATACAATTTCGTTGCTAAAATTTGTGCCAACATGAGGCAAGTATAACGTATGCTTAAGCCTGTTACGAACTTGTAAAGTAGTCCGACTGTCGGCTGAGATGTGCGTTTTTAATCTGCTAGCCGGGTGCACATTGAAGGCATTCTTTTGTGCAAAACGCGCGCATTCATAGCCTGAAATTCATATGAAAAAGTCCATATGAAGAAAGCAAACAAGGCCCCACAAAGGGGCCTTGTTGGTTGCCTGATGGAAAATCCTATGGTTTCTCCATTGTTGGATTTTCCATCAGATAACGGTGACACAGCGTCGCTATTCGGCGGCTCAGTGTTCCTTTAGTCTTCGTTTGCTGGTTCTTCAGCAGGTGGCTGAAGTTCGGGCTGCCCAATAGAGGGTGGAGGCAGTTGGGCCTCTTCTCTCTGGGGCGGCTCTATAACGGCTGGTTCTTCGGTCGTCGGCTCTTCAGCAGGCGGATGAAGCCCAGGATCTCCGACCGACGGTGGCGCTTCCATAGAGGCGTCATTTCTCGGATTCGGTGCCTGGATATTGACTTGCTGCTCACCAGCAGGGCGCGCACACACAGCTCCCTTATAGGTGACGCTTTCAGGCGTGCTGCCTATCCCCACATGGCGGAAGGTGATAGTGTGGTCGCCACTCAGGATTGTGCTGGAATATACCGTACCAAAGCTTTGCCACTTGTCCTCACCATGATCCGGGATGTTGGCGATATTGCTTTCATCTATCAGGATGTTGAAAGACTCATAGTTCTGGCCCTGGTCACACGTGCCACCGGCATCGTTACCGCCACCGGCCAAGCAACCATTTTCAGGATGTCCAACTGATGATGCGGCCAATACCATGATTTCGTATTCGCTATATTCGCCGCCCAGGTTGAAGTCGTAGCTGCGCTCGAAGACCACGTTGGGGTGGTTCAAACCCAATACACTACGATACTCACCGACCAGCGTAAAGTCCGCAGGGCAGGTCAAGCTTGGCTCCGGTGAGATGGTGCCACACTCATCGACTGTCTTGGCTGTTGCAGATGTACTGCCGCCTTCGAAGGTGATAGTGACCGATTCACCTGGTTGTACGTTGATCGTTGTCGAGGCATTGGCCGCGACCTGGCTGCTCTGGTTGTTGTAGGTGAATGTGACTGGCGTGTCATTCGGGTTAGTCACGATGAGCGTGCCTGCCGGACAGCTTGGTGTGAGTGTCAATGGCTCAATAACCAGACGTGCATTCGTGATCGTCACCGAAGCATCCAGTTCTTGTTCTGTCAGGGTCACATTCATAGCACCGCTGACCTGCCACATCGCACCTGGATCAAGTTCGTAGGCATAGTAGGTGCCTAGTTCCAGGTCTTCCCAGGTAATGGAACCCCCGTTTGCACCCACTGCCTGACATTCCGGCGCGCTCAATAAATTGCTGTCGAGGCATAGCTGGAAGGTCTGGTTGTTATCAACAGGAACACCGTTCCAGTACACAACCTTCGTGATGCTGACGGAGCCAACGGGCGGTGGTGGTGGATCGTACGTGTTATTGAAGGTACACATCACCTCTTCACCCGCTTCCAGCACGACGTTGATGCCATCGGTGGCACTTGTGTTGTTCTGGTTTGGACCACAGTCGATAGAGGCCAGGTCCCAATCGCTCGGTACGCTTTCAGTGATGTTATAGGTACCTGCGACCAGATCACCAAAGCTGTGAGGACCATCATTCTCGCTGATGGAGAAGTTGGTGCTGCCATTGAAAGTGAAGTCGAAGTCCATATCAGCGAAGCTGTCATCATCGACGTTCTTCACAACCGTGATGGAGCCAACGGGCGGTGGTGGTGGATCGTAAGCATTATTGAAGGTACACATCACCTCTTCGCCTGCTTCCAGCACGACGTTGATGCCATCGGTGGCACTTGTGTTGTTCTGGTTTGGACCACAGTCAACAGATGCCAGATCCCAATCGCTCGGTACGTTTTCAGTGATGTTATAGGTACCTGCGACCAGATCACCAAAGCTATGAGGACCATCGTTCTCACTGATGGAGAAGTTGGTGCTGCCATCGAAAGTGAAGTCGAAGTCCATATCAGCGAAGCTATCATTATCGACGTTCTTCACAATCGTAATGGAGCCAACGGGCGGTGGTGGTGGATCGTAAGCGTTATTGAAGGTACACATCACGTCTTCGCCTGCTTCCAGCACGACATTGATGCCATCGGTGGCACTTGTGTTGTTCTGGTTTGGACCACAGTCGATAGAGGCCAGATCCCAATCGCTCGGTACGCTTTCAGTGATGTTATAAGTACCTGCAACCAGATCACCAAAGCTGTGAGGACCGTCGTTTTCGCTGATGGAGAAGTTGGTGCTGCCATCGAAAGTGAAGTCGAAATCCATGTCAGCGAAGCTGTCATCATTGACGTTCTTCACAATTGTAATGGAGCCAACGGGCGGTGGCGGCGGGTCGTACGTGTTATTGAAGGTGCAGACCTCGTCTTCGCCTGCTTCCAGCACGATGTTGATGCCATCGGTGGTACCTGTGTTGTTGTTTACACCACAGCTGATGGAAGTCAGGTCCCAGTCGGCAGGAACGACTTCCGTCACAGTGTAGGTGCCTGCGGGCAGGTCTGTGACCACGAAAGGTGTGCCGTTCTCACTGACAGAGAAGTTGGTACCACCATCGAAAGTGAAGTCGAAGTCCATGTCGGCGAAGCTGTCGTCATCGACGTTCTTCATAATCGTGATGCTGCCAAGTTCTAGCTCATGATTACCGAAGTAAATGATACCGAAGTTATTGATGCCGCTAGCATCCAGTGACTTACACGGCATACCATAGGTCGCGTCGATTGTGCCTGGCTCCGTGTTGGTCCAGCCAGATTGCTGCACTTCGCAGATGGTATAGGTTTCATTGGGCGATAGATCGCTGAAAGTTGTCCGAACGCCAATATCATTTGTGGGATTTTCTACTGAGGTCGTCTGACGTGCGACTTCATTACCGCCGCTGTCATACAGGACGAATTCCCAGCCTGTCAGGGTCGCGCCTGTCGGCGGGCCTGATGGGCCAAGGTCAACTTCGTTGTTGGTGCCATCTTCGTCCAGGTCGTGATACTTGATGACGCGAATGTCCACCCTTGGTTCATAGGTATTATTGAAGGTGCAGACCTCATCTTCGCCTGCTTCCAGCACGATGTTGATGCCATCGGTGGTACCTGTGTTGTTGTTTACACCACAGCTGATGGAAGTCAGGTCCCAGTCGGCAGGAACGACTTCCGTCACAGTGTAGGTGCCTGCGGGCAGGTCCGTGACCACGAACGGTATGCCATTCTCACTGACAGAGAAGTTGGTGCCACCATCGAAAGTGAAGTCGAAATCCATGTCAGCGAAGCTATCGTCATCGACGTTCTTCATAATCGTGATGCTGCCAAGGGCAGGTTCTTCATAGATATTGGTGAAGATGCAATTGACCCTGTCCCCACTCGCCAATGTGAAGTCGAGTGACGTTTCACCAGGGATGAAGGTGCCAATTGTCGATGTGCCATCACGACTTGTACAAGTGAGATCACTTAAGGTCCAGTTTGCAGGGATTTGTAGTTCACGAATCGTCCAATTTCCAGGCTCGATGTCTGTTCTGCCTACAAAGCCACCGCCTGGTCGGATATCACCGTTTCCTATACTTCTTATGCCATTGGTGTAGTTGATAACAAAGGTCTGATCAGGATTGTTCGGGTTCCCCTGGTCGACAACCTTCTTGAAGGCGATAGTTCCGAGTTCTTCTTCTGGACCGCAGAATTTAATGTTTGAGATATCTGCATTGTTTTGGCCATTTGGCGTGAAGATATTACTGTTGTTGAAGCTGCCACTCGTGGTTGGTGATGCATAGACAACCGTATCGACATCATTCGCACCTTTGATCAGCACATGGCTAATCGCTTCGGTTGATGTCCAGGTGCCGCTTATGGCATCTCCTGTAATGACAACGCCGCCGTCATTGGTCCCTTCAAGGACGTAGCTACCAGCCTGATAATTGAATTTAGCCAGTTGAACGGTATCTGCGGGGCATTCTTCATTCGGATTGCCAGGCGTTGCGGCCATTGGCTCGACTTGTGCGAACGTCGAAACATTTGCACTAACTAATGTTATTTCTGAAACATCTTCGGTGATCGCAAAGTCTGCGTTGTTATTCGTAAATGACTTGAGGATTTGCTGAACTATGCGTTGAATCCCCTGATTTTCAGTGAGGGCGGTGCCTTCTGGCGGCGGGATACACGCGGCTGTTACCAGTAGCATTGTAACAATAAGCCACAACAATCGTTTACTTGGAAATGTGAGCATTGCAGTCTATGTCTTTCGATAAGTCACTAAAAAATGAGACAAACTAAACCACTACCGCTAGCCCTGCTAGTGGCATAACGTTGGACAATATGAGTTGTTCTCAGAGGATGGTGCGTTTCTTGTGGTTAATCTGGTATCAAATATTTATATTTGAAATTATTACAAAAACTTTGTGCACGTTGTGCCATAGTTTTTGCCCTTTCGCAATAAATAAAAGGCTAAAAATACTATGTTAAGTTATATAACGTGCCTTACACGAACCTAAAATAGCTGTAAAAAGTCGTAAAAAGTGACTGGGTAGGTTGTCATGAGGGTCAATGATGAGGCCGTATAGCTCTGGCTGGCAAGCAGGCCTGTATGGCATGCATTTTGATCGGGTGGGCAAGTAGACTAGCGGAGAAAGCTCAACACTCCGCGATGCTGGCTGAAGTTCTATATATAGTGCCTGAGTTGAGTATCAACGAAATATACAATAAGCTGTCGATTTCCAAGGGGACACTATACAATTATTTACGACATCAGGGTGTTACAATCGGAGAGAGGACATGATGGATAACTGGAATAGGATGCTATTGAGGAGCTACACTCAGTCCTAACGTTTCAGACTAGTTCCAAATCCCAGGGCTTATCCGAATAATATGCGCGAATGCGATTTTCGACCTGGTAATTGTCCCACATAATAGCAGGTTCTAGGCCCACTGCATCTTCAACAGTACCCGGATAACTCTTAAAATCAGGATCATAGGGGTCAGGATATATTAGAATATCTGTTGGCTTTGAGCCAATTCGCAAATAACGTTTGGGAAGATAATCTTCATTGTCAATCAAAGGAAGAAAGCCTACGTTTTCCCAACCTATACGAGCGGACAAGCTAACCGAAACAGTACAAATAATGGGACGTTCAATTAGATCTTTGGGTGATGTTCTTGATTCTGTGCGTGAATCGTATACGGTAATAAATGTATTTGGAAATTCACGGCCAAATACATATGTACCGTCATTCAGACTAATCTGCTTAATTGCTCCAGGCGTAGAGACATAATGTGTGCCAGGACTATAATGGGATGCATCAGGGGGCTTAGGACGCTCAATTTCCTTAATAATATTTGTTTTGCCTGCGAAATGGTCCCTTACCCTTTGTTCGACTTGGAAATTGCTCCATCCAGTTGCACGTTCTAATTCTTTAGCTTTTTCAAAAGTCGTGGGATATCTATTACCACTATCATCAATGATGTATAAGGATAAATCTATTGGATCTTGAATGAATTTATCAGGACGTTTTGCTTGCCAAGTTTCTAATTCCAAATCACCAACTACTTGCCAAGACTTGTAATCCGAATTCAAAACGCCAACAGTAAAAAGACGAGGGTGTTTTATAATATCTTTTGTAGCTATATCATCTTGAGTCATAATGTCAAGGATAACTACATCACCATGATTAATTTCATAGCCGTATGTAAAGTATCCATTGTACAAATCAATTCTTACGACTTGCCCGATTCTTCGCTTTGATGGCATGAGAATTCCTTTTATTGTAAAGGGTATAGGGAAATAATGTCTCTATACCCTTTTTCCCGTATTACTTAATATGCTTGCCTAGTTAGGACATGTGTAACCATATTTTGCACCAACTGTTACTGGCAGCAAGGATAGATCAGCGATCATTTGAGACATTACTACAGGTGAGCGGGTACATCTATTTGGAATGCCAATACAGGTGAGAAAATCGACCATTTCATTTTTGAAGACAGAATCTGGAGTGCGGAATTTAGTCCGGATAATCAACGTCTCCTGGTTGCAGATGGCAGACAAGCGTTAATGCTAGATGTAGCAACCAAAGCAATACTATATCGTGTCAGCAATCGGAATATATTTAGTTTGAAATATGCAACTTTTCATCCCAATGGACAGTTATTTGCAACGACAGGAGACCGTTCTGCTCTAGCCTATATCTGGGACGCCCAAACCGGTGAATTACATAGGGAGATGTCTCGACGCCTCGGCGATTTTATACATCTTGCCTATTCACCAGATGGGAAGCTCATAGCTGCTATAGAAAGAAGCGTAGCCATCAATCCGGGCGATATAAAATATAATCTGGATGTACAGGATTCAAATACTGATGAGGAAACTTTTGATACTCTTGATTATCGGCCAATTAAAGTTTCGGCATTTAGTCAAGTCAATCGATATTTTGTTGTCAACTCTCGCGGGGAAATAAGGGTTTACAGTACTATATCATGGGAAGTCATCTGCAGCTTGAAATAAATTAGTATTAGAGGGTGGATGCACGTATCATAATTAATGAACCGTCTGTGCTTACAGACCCACCAGCCAATTATATGAGTAAATCTACCCCTGCATTTCCCCAGAGGTATTGCTGCGGATATGTACCGTCTGGAATTTCATAAGGCAATATCGGCTCAAATTCACTCAAACTGGGTGGACTATCTTCAGCCCCTTAAGTAGACCGAAAAACGGACCAATGACTAAGTTGAACTCTGCGTCTGATGTTGGTTCCCTTCGTTGACCTAATGTCCACTCTCCTTTTTCGGATTTCGGATCTATAGAAAGGCTCAGGAAGGCGATCATAAGTAATAATGAAATTAATCCATTCCTCTTGTTTTTTCCACATATCAGTTTGTTGACCGATGAAGCCGAAGGCAAACTAGCCTAAAGTTGTAATCATTCAGGACGGCGAATATCTTGATGAGGTATTGGTAGATAAGTGCGATCTGAGTTCATTCGCATGATTAAACACAATATTGCACAATAGGGTATAATGAACATTACTTGAGAAATTTCAACAAATGTAGTTACGCTTTGGATGTGAAGGTGCAGTGCCCCGCGAGATTGCCGGGGCTGTTTTTTTAATGCCTCTGACAGGATTCCTGCACAATTCAGCTTGCCTTACCAAGCTAAGAATTTGCCTTTTGGAAAAGTTCCCACCATTCGCATTCAAAGAACTCAGCCAGCTTCATAGCGATACTAACATCGATCTTTTTGAAAGGTTCAGGGCTGCGATAGCGCGATAGCGTACTTGGATCAATGCCCGTTGCTTGGTGAACTTCGTCGCGGGTAATTGTGTGTCCCACTTCTCGGCTCTTCTTCGACATATAGTCGCTTAGCAAGCTATATACAGCGTATTGTTCTTGTTCGGAATCTACCATAATGTATCCCCTTGGTCAATAAATATTGGACTTTGGCTATAAAAGTGGTTTCTCCACGATTTGCGAATTATCCCTTCACCAAGGAGATTATATCCTACGCTGTTTTGATAGATTCTATATTTACCAGGATACCTATTCATCAACTGAGAAATCAATTTTTTGATAGATATCATCGAGCTTCAGCTCGCAGCCAATGGATACCAATGAAACAACATCTTCCGGCTTTGTATACTCCTGGAATTGCCAGGATGTTTCGCTGGTCCGGGTGTAGTGTTCAACGAGCATCATCCCTTGCGAGACGAGGAGATAATCTTGCAAGCTGGCGATTCGCCGGTACTGCTGCCATTTGCGACCGCGATCATAGTCCTGGGTCGTGGGCGACAATACTTCAACGATGACGGAGGGCCGGGTGAGATTATCGTCACCTTCGCCTTCGCTATATTGATAGTCGTCGCAGGCCACAACCACATCCGGATAGAAATAGGCATCGTGAGAAATCTGAACCCGCATATCGCTTGACAATACATCACATGGTCCAACTTGCGCCTGTATGGATAACAGCGTTGCGATTCGAGTCGTAATCCAGACGTGACGCCTTTTAGCACCTGCCATGGCATAGATCTGACCGCCAATATACTCATGCTTCTCATCACTTTGGCGCTCAAATTCCAGATATTCCTCTGGGGTCATGTTTTGGTGATCCGGTAAGGCAACCATTATGTTTCCCTAGCTCGGCTCTGCCTGAACTGGTTCATAAACGATCAAATCGCCTGGTGTACAATTGAAATAGTCACAAAAAGCTTTGATCGTCTCGCTATCATAGCGAGTTACAGACTTTTTTACCCATCGCCATACAAGCCTTTCTGTGACTCCGGCCTCTGCTGCGATGGTCGCGTAAGTTAAGCGGCGATTCTCCGCTAACTCTTTTTCTTTGATTAGTTCCCAGAGTCGATTTCTCACTTCTTTCATCCTAACTATCTTTCTTTTTTAAGTATAGCAGAAGATGATGGAAGTGTCTATATTTTTGATCTTGAAAACTTGACACTACTGTCTATTTTATGCTATACTGACGACAAGTTGATGTTCGTAGGCATCAACAAATCCTACCATAGGTGGGATATATATAAAACAGAACCGCACCAGCGGCCTCGAAACCAAAACTGGTGCGGTTCCCTGAACAAAGGTGTTCATATGAGCCAACGATACGCCAATATCGTCGCCCACTTGCCTATCTTAACACGGGCACGGCTCACAATGAATGAAATTGTTCACTTTATCGAAAGGGCTTAGACAAAGGAACGAGCCATGCCACAAACCATATCGCACTTGACCCCGGTTCCGGCTGAATCGGAACCCCAAGACCTGCAGCCGCAGGCCATTCGCCTCGAAGAAGCGGTTCGCCATATTCGGCGGCTGACGCATCACCTGGTCGCAGCGCTGGAATACAGCGCCTTGCCTCCGGAAGCTATCAACAAGGCGGAAGCCGCATGCCACGTCGCCGCACGCTTTACTGATAAGTTCGATGATGTCAACGACATCATCCTGCAACAGTAGGCGGGCGAGATGGAACACAAAACGAATCCCAATACCAATCCCAACTCCGAACCCCAACACACACTCGACGATCTGCGTCCCTCGCCGAAGGCGACAGTCCTCATACTGAAAGCTCTTGTCCGGCTGCACGTGTACCAGGCCCGCAAATATGGTATCCCGCTGGATATGCTTCAGCGGCAGATCCACATCGCCTCTCGCCTGGGGGAGAAGGATTTTCAGGCTGAAAAGTCGGCAAATGCGCCACGCACAACAGAAACGCCACGCACATCCGGATCAGCAGGCATCATCGATCCAGGTGCGACCAAGAAACTGCCGCCGGTAGAGCCGGGCACCTTTGCCAGCGGGGCGGCGCTGGATTGGCCGCCGCATTTCGATGAGGGGGCCGACTAACCATGTTCTTCGAAATCGAACCGAGACGCATTGGCTATAAGCGCAATGGACACATGGTGTTTGGTGAGGCCGTTTGCCTGATGGATTGGCCCGACGCCGACGGCACACTACAAGACCAGCGCTATCGCCTGCTCGTGCTGCCCGATGAACGCGACCCCGAATGGCTGGACGTACCGGAAACACGCCTCTTCGATGAAGCGACGCGCCAGCGTGTGTTTGTCTGGACGCTGCTGCAGCCGGATGACCAGTTGGATTATTTCGCACGCTATTTGAAAGTGTCGCCCGATGTGGTGCGCAGCTTAAGAAAGCAGGATTTGCAGAAAGGAGGCGATCGTCATGCAATCCGGTAGCGATGATTTTCTGAGATTCTACATCGGCCAGTTGGTGGTCATTCGCCGCGACAACGACGAACGCGACAAGTCACGCGTTGACCGCGTGGTCGCGGTCAGCGAAGGCTACTTCAAGCTGGAGAATGAAGGCTGGATTCTGCCCGGCGATGTGATGTTCACGGTCTCACCCCGGACCCCGGCAGAGCACCTCATTGAGCAGGCGATGTTTCATCAGATGAGCGCGTTGGAGGCGCAGGCGCTGCCGGAGCAGGTGCGCGCCTTCGAAGCGCAGTCAGAGGGGCCAACCTACAAGCAGTTCCAGGAACTGCTCTACAAACTGCCAGATCAAAAGTTGATAAAAATCCGCATTCAGCAGGTGCGCAAAGCGGCTGATGAGTGGCAGTACATCGTGGCCCAGGGCGGTAAGCAGATGGACAGCACCTTCAGCGACAGCGATATCCAGACATTCATCGAGAAGGGCTATCTGCCCATGGATGATGAGGCACCGGCAGATTCCAAGCCCGACCCGGCTGATCGGGACCTGGCTGATCGAGAGCAGCAAATCGGCGAACTGACGAAACGCTTGGCGCAGCTCATGGCCGTCAATGAAGCGCTTCAGAAGCAGATAGCCGCTCAGCAAGATTTGGCGCAGGCGCTCACCCAAATGACGCGCGTCATCAGTCAGCAGAGCAAGTCACGCGATACCAGACCCATCGAGACGATGACCTACAAGCAGTTTCTGAGTGTGGCCGTGCAGGAAGGCGATCCGACGGATGCCGACCTCAACCGGCTGCTGCAGCAGGGCTGGATGATCGTCAGCGACCAGGTCGTGCTGCAGCCGGGCAAGGATTCGCCGCTGCGAGTGGTCCGATTGGAGCGATCCCTGGCCGAACGGCCTCAGCTCAGCCAGAGCACTGATCTTGTGCTGTATACGGGTCCCATGAGCCTAGGGCAGGAACTCATAATGAACGGCATCGATGCAACCAAATCCCGGCTCAACAAGGAAGCGATCCGCGCAGCGCGCCAGCGCTTCGACGCCAGGAAAGCCAGCCTGAAAGCCACACAACAAGGAACCCAACAAGGAGCACAGTCATCGTGAGTGATGAGCAGAACAAGGACATCCAGCCAGTTGAACCGTTCCGAATCAGCCAGACACAGGAACAGTTCATGGCCGACATCCGACGCTATCTGGACAAAGCCTGGACAGAAGTCGAAAGCAAAGAAGCGCAGAATGCACTTCTGAATATCTGGCAGCTGTTTAGCGCCATCTTCCAATACACCAACGCCGTTGAAGACCACGCCAACAAAGCTGAATTCGTGATTGAGGCGCAGATGGGCGCGATTGAGGAGATGACGCGCCAGCGGGATGCCGCGCTCGATGAATATGCCGACCTACTGACGGCGCTGGATCATCTGGACACGTCTCATCCGGATGTGCGCAAAGTCTACACAGATATTTTGGCGCAGTTGAAACGCGCATCGAGGGCAAGCTGATGGATGAGAAAATCACGTTTGAGCAGGGTTACGACGATGGCCGCAATCATGCTCTGAACAATAACTCTGTCGACATCGATGGTTGGTTCCAGGCGTGCCTGGATGATGATGACGAATACGCCTGGGGCTACATCGTCGGTTACTGTCGCTATGCTGCCGCCAGCGAACTCGGTCATCGTGGCTGGCGAGATGATGGTGAAAAAGTTGT
The Phototrophicus methaneseepsis DNA segment above includes these coding regions:
- a CDS encoding helix-turn-helix domain-containing protein, with protein sequence MKEVRNRLWELIKEKELAENRRLTYATIAAEAGVTERLVWRWVKKSVTRYDSETIKAFCDYFNCTPGDLIVYEPVQAEPS
- a CDS encoding LuxR C-terminal-related transcriptional regulator translates to MYKPIARPGVVLRQRLMNRLNAGLHGKLTLVSAPAGFGKTTLIAEWITTSERPTAWLSLDEGDSNPVRFLTYLVAALQTVAPQIGTGIINLLESPQPPPMESLITSILNEIVAIPHEFVLVLDDYHILDNQAIDAALTFLTENMPPQMHLIITTREDPLLPLARLRARGQLTELRAADLRFTPGESTEFFTQSMGLSLSSSDIAALEQRTEGWIAGLQLAAISMQGQSNTADFIESFTSNHQFVLDYLVEEVLDRQPPVIQDFLLQTSILDRVCGPLCDAILADESYTSADMLENIRKANLFLEPLDNERCWYRYHHLFGSLLRKRLHQSPHLNRDTLHRRASTWFEANGSQAEAFQHAAAANDLARAELLIEGNGTPLYVLGTVVPVLRWFETLPRHVLDANPSLCVIYATVLTVSGQQIDSIEDLLQAATNALEAQPTNAKHQDLHGRIAAIRAMLAGPRQDIETMLTQSNRALELLHPDNTSMRGLVLWTKGLAHQHRGELDAARAVYTEIVSTSQASGNTMMLVAALTCLGQLQEGNNQLNLAQQSYQRVLEQVGDPPWTTACEAYLGLGRVSYAWGELDQAEKHLQQGLALGLQIENVVTPIECCLLLAEIQIARGNLDGAKTSLVECERLIEQRGFTHKLDDMRIVQARLQTWQGKGHTSSAQPLIEPLSDRELEVLRLVANGFSNREISKRLFLALDTIKGHNRRIYAKLGVSRRTEAVARARQLGIL
- a CDS encoding helix-turn-helix domain-containing protein, giving the protein MVDSEQEQYAVYSLLSDYMSKKSREVGHTITRDEVHQATGIDPSTLSRYRSPEPFKKIDVSIAMKLAEFFECEWWELFQKANS
- a CDS encoding Uma2 family endonuclease; the protein is MVALPDHQNMTPEEYLEFERQSDEKHEYIGGQIYAMAGAKRRHVWITTRIATLLSIQAQVGPCDVLSSDMRVQISHDAYFYPDVVVACDDYQYSEGEGDDNLTRPSVIVEVLSPTTQDYDRGRKWQQYRRIASLQDYLLVSQGMMLVEHYTRTSETSWQFQEYTKPEDVVSLVSIGCELKLDDIYQKIDFSVDE
- a CDS encoding WD40 repeat domain-containing protein; amino-acid sequence: MLDVATKAILYRVSNRNIFSLKYATFHPNGQLFATTGDRSALAYIWDAQTGELHREMSRRLGDFIHLAYSPDGKLIAAIERSVAINPGDIKYNLDVQDSNTDEETFDTLDYRPIKVSAFSQVNRYFVVNSRGEIRVYSTISWEVICSLK
- a CDS encoding MSCRAMM family protein, translated to MLLVTAACIPPPEGTALTENQGIQRIVQQILKSFTNNNADFAITEDVSEITLVSANVSTFAQVEPMAATPGNPNEECPADTVQLAKFNYQAGSYVLEGTNDGGVVITGDAISGTWTSTEAISHVLIKGANDVDTVVYASPTTSGSFNNSNIFTPNGQNNADISNIKFCGPEEELGTIAFKKVVDQGNPNNPDQTFVINYTNGIRSIGNGDIRPGGGFVGRTDIEPGNWTIRELQIPANWTLSDLTCTSRDGTSTIGTFIPGETSLDFTLASGDRVNCIFTNIYEEPALGSITIMKNVDDDSFADMDFDFTFDGGTNFSVSENGIPFVVTDLPAGTYTVTEVVPADWDLTSISCGVNNNTGTTDGINIVLEAGEDEVCTFNNTYEPRVDIRVIKYHDLDEDGTNNEVDLGPSGPPTGATLTGWEFVLYDSGGNEVARQTTSVENPTNDIGVRTTFSDLSPNETYTICEVQQSGWTNTEPGTIDATYGMPCKSLDASGINNFGIIYFGNHELELGSITIMKNVDDDSFADMDFDFTFDGGTNFSVSENGTPFVVTDLPAGTYTVTEVVPADWDLTSISCGVNNNTGTTDGINIVLEAGEDEVCTFNNTYDPPPPPVGSITIVKNVNDDSFADMDFDFTFDGSTNFSISENDGPHSFGDLVAGTYNITESVPSDWDLASIDCGPNQNNTSATDGINVVLEAGEDVMCTFNNAYDPPPPPVGSITIVKNVDNDSFADMDFDFTFDGSTNFSISENDGPHSFGDLVAGTYNITENVPSDWDLASVDCGPNQNNTSATDGINVVLEAGEEVMCTFNNAYDPPPPPVGSITVVKNVDDDSFADMDFDFTFNGSTNFSISENDGPHSFGDLVAGTYNITESVPSDWDLASIDCGPNQNNTSATDGINVVLEAGEEVMCTFNNTYDPPPPPVGSVSITKVVYWNGVPVDNNQTFQLCLDSNLLSAPECQAVGANGGSITWEDLELGTYYAYELDPGAMWQVSGAMNVTLTEQELDASVTITNARLVIEPLTLTPSCPAGTLIVTNPNDTPVTFTYNNQSSQVAANASTTINVQPGESVTITFEGGSTSATAKTVDECGTISPEPSLTCPADFTLVGEYRSVLGLNHPNVVFERSYDFNLGGEYSEYEIMVLAASSVGHPENGCLAGGGNDAGGTCDQGQNYESFNILIDESNIANIPDHGEDKWQSFGTVYSSTILSGDHTITFRHVGIGSTPESVTYKGAVCARPAGEQQVNIQAPNPRNDASMEAPPSVGDPGLHPPAEEPTTEEPAVIEPPQREEAQLPPPSIGQPELQPPAEEPANED